A genomic region of Thermotoga sp. Ku-13t contains the following coding sequences:
- the recA gene encoding recombinase RecA: protein MAEKEQKEKFEVLEKAIKKIESNYGKGSIMILGEEAQVAPVEVISTGSLALDIATGVGGYPRGRIIEIFGPEASGKTTLALHAIAEAQKAGGVAAIVDAEHALDPLYAKALGVDLKRLLISQPDYGEQALEIVDELVRSNAVDLIVVDSVAALVPRSEIEGSMGDMQVGLQARLMSQALRKIAGSVSKSKAVVIFTNQIRMRIGVMFANPETTTGGLALKFYATMRIEVRKTDTIKDATESIGITVTAKVVKNKVAPPFKKADLDIIFGKGIVRENELFNLGVSEEIIQKKGSWFFYVADDGKEYTLGQGKNNVVLFLAQNTNIAMEIERKIRQKYNLPMGERNAAG from the coding sequence ATGGCTGAGAAGGAACAGAAAGAAAAGTTCGAAGTTCTTGAGAAGGCTATCAAGAAAATCGAAAGCAACTACGGCAAAGGTTCGATCATGATACTGGGAGAAGAGGCCCAGGTTGCTCCTGTGGAGGTCATATCGACTGGCTCACTCGCGCTGGACATAGCTACCGGTGTGGGAGGCTATCCTAGAGGAAGAATCATAGAGATCTTCGGACCGGAAGCCAGTGGTAAGACCACTCTCGCGCTTCACGCCATAGCCGAGGCACAGAAAGCCGGAGGCGTCGCCGCGATAGTAGACGCAGAACACGCTCTCGATCCGCTCTACGCCAAAGCGCTCGGGGTGGACCTGAAACGCCTGCTCATCTCCCAGCCGGATTACGGTGAACAGGCTCTCGAGATCGTCGACGAACTTGTGAGAAGCAACGCGGTCGATTTGATCGTCGTCGACTCTGTGGCGGCTCTGGTTCCTCGCTCCGAAATCGAAGGCAGCATGGGTGATATGCAGGTTGGTCTCCAGGCACGTTTGATGTCTCAGGCTTTGAGGAAAATCGCTGGCAGCGTGAGCAAGTCCAAGGCTGTTGTGATCTTCACAAACCAGATAAGGATGAGGATCGGGGTGATGTTCGCCAACCCCGAAACCACTACAGGAGGTCTCGCGCTGAAATTCTACGCGACCATGAGGATCGAAGTCAGAAAGACTGACACGATCAAGGACGCGACGGAATCGATCGGTATCACAGTTACGGCGAAGGTGGTCAAGAACAAGGTGGCCCCACCTTTCAAAAAGGCCGATCTGGACATCATATTCGGCAAAGGGATCGTAAGGGAGAACGAGCTGTTCAATTTGGGTGTGTCCGAGGAAATCATACAAAAGAAAGGAAGCTGGTTCTTTTACGTCGCGGATGATGGGAAAGAGTACACACTCGGACAGGGCAAGAACAACGTTGTGCTTTTCCTCGCGCAGAATACGAACATCGCCATGGAAATAGAGAGGAAGATAAGGCAGAAGTACAATTTGCCGATGGGTGAAAGAAATGCAGCTGGATGA
- a CDS encoding regulatory protein RecX, translating to MQLDDALKYAKRLLKFRVRSRAEIRNRLAMKGFDPETIEAVIDRLEKSGFLDDEKFAYLYASDMLVVHGYGPVRIKMKLKQLKVDDEIIDRALERVMQETDVRQVMKKLLESRKLSDHEAREFLFRRGFTTKEIDLLEEGGVET from the coding sequence ATGCAGCTGGATGATGCGTTGAAATATGCGAAAAGGTTGCTGAAGTTCAGAGTGCGATCCCGGGCTGAGATCAGAAACAGGCTTGCGATGAAGGGCTTCGACCCAGAGACGATCGAAGCCGTGATAGATCGTCTCGAAAAATCGGGTTTTCTCGACGATGAGAAGTTCGCTTATCTCTACGCCAGCGATATGCTGGTTGTTCATGGTTATGGACCTGTCAGGATAAAGATGAAGTTAAAACAGCTCAAAGTCGATGATGAAATCATCGATAGGGCGCTGGAAAGGGTCATGCAGGAAACAGATGTAAGGCAAGTGATGAAGAAACTTCTGGAAAGCCGGAAACTCTCCGATCATGAAGCGAGAGAATTTCTCTTTCGCCGGGGTTTCACAACGAAAGAAATAGATTTGCTCGAAGAAGGAGGTGTTGAGACATGA
- the rny gene encoding ribonuclease Y: protein MTLVVALICALAGLFFGYLIAKSNIEKAYRRAQKDAESIIKKAEQEIAEMKRKAIVEAREEAHRLKEEIESDLRRKEQEIRAIEERLLKREEMLSRREEAVEKKEASLESLRVQLEAAKKKIEQREKELDEKFTQLAGMTVEDARKIVLEEARNRYEHDLALMFKQVKERYEEEAEREAKRIIVTAVQRYAPEYIGEITVSTVSLPNDEMKGRIIGREGRNIRAFEKITGVDLVIDDTPEVVVLSSFNPIRREIARITLEKLVADGRIHPARIEEMYEKAKQEVEKAIREAGQEAALKVGVTGIHPELIKLLGKLKYRTSYGQNVLAHSVEVAQLAALMAEELGLDPEKAKRGGLLHDIGKALDHEVEGSHTEIGAEIVKRYGEPEYVVNAIMSHHGEVEPSCPESVLVAAADALSAARPGARREDLENYIRRLVKMEKIAMSFKNVEKAYAIQAGREVRVIVEPDKVDDAEAEKMAYEIAKRIEEEVEYPGVLKVVVIREKRSVAYAK, encoded by the coding sequence ATGACGCTGGTTGTCGCTCTGATCTGTGCGCTTGCAGGTCTGTTCTTCGGATATTTGATAGCGAAATCGAACATAGAAAAAGCCTACAGGCGTGCGCAGAAGGATGCCGAGAGCATCATCAAGAAAGCGGAACAGGAGATAGCTGAGATGAAGAGAAAGGCGATAGTCGAGGCGAGGGAAGAGGCGCACAGACTGAAAGAAGAGATTGAATCAGACCTGCGGAGAAAGGAACAGGAAATAAGAGCGATAGAAGAAAGACTTTTGAAAAGGGAAGAAATGCTTTCTCGAAGGGAGGAAGCCGTTGAGAAGAAGGAAGCGTCCCTGGAGTCTTTGAGAGTACAGCTTGAAGCGGCGAAAAAGAAAATTGAGCAGAGGGAGAAGGAACTCGACGAGAAGTTCACACAACTGGCCGGCATGACCGTGGAAGATGCGCGGAAGATCGTGCTCGAAGAGGCTCGAAACAGATACGAACACGATCTCGCGCTCATGTTCAAGCAGGTCAAAGAGCGATACGAAGAGGAAGCCGAAAGGGAGGCGAAGAGGATAATCGTAACCGCTGTGCAGCGTTACGCGCCCGAGTACATAGGTGAGATAACGGTTTCCACCGTCAGCCTTCCGAACGACGAGATGAAGGGAAGGATCATAGGCCGAGAGGGGAGAAACATCAGAGCTTTTGAAAAGATCACGGGTGTTGATCTGGTGATCGATGATACTCCCGAAGTCGTCGTACTTTCAAGTTTCAATCCCATCAGAAGAGAGATCGCACGCATCACGCTCGAAAAACTCGTCGCCGACGGAAGGATACATCCTGCGAGGATCGAAGAAATGTACGAGAAGGCCAAACAGGAAGTGGAAAAAGCGATCAGAGAAGCCGGCCAGGAAGCCGCTTTGAAGGTTGGTGTGACCGGGATACATCCAGAGCTCATCAAGCTCCTGGGTAAACTCAAATACAGAACCAGCTACGGTCAGAACGTGCTTGCGCACTCCGTAGAAGTTGCCCAGCTCGCAGCGCTCATGGCCGAAGAGCTTGGACTCGATCCAGAGAAAGCCAAACGTGGAGGTTTGCTGCACGACATAGGCAAAGCGCTCGATCACGAAGTTGAAGGTTCGCACACTGAGATAGGTGCCGAAATAGTGAAACGCTATGGTGAACCTGAATACGTTGTGAACGCGATCATGAGTCATCACGGAGAAGTTGAACCTTCCTGTCCCGAGTCGGTCTTAGTGGCTGCAGCGGATGCACTTTCGGCAGCGAGACCAGGCGCCAGACGTGAGGACCTTGAAAACTACATCAGACGCCTGGTGAAGATGGAAAAGATCGCGATGAGCTTCAAGAACGTTGAGAAAGCTTACGCGATACAGGCAGGTAGGGAAGTGAGAGTCATCGTCGAGCCCGACAAAGTGGACGATGCCGAGGCTGAAAAGATGGCCTACGAAATTGCGAAGAGGATAGAAGAAGAGGTGGAATATCCAGGAGTCCTCAAGGTGGTCGTCATAAGGGAGAAAAGGTCCGTGGCCTACGCGAAATGA
- a CDS encoding isochorismatase family protein, protein MYFEKEKSKHRLLLRRPALLLIDFQNYFCRKDGKAYLAGVERMLPVAQRLLKIFVNKELPVVVTIHRRNSRSMMRWWNNSIEDDQAEPCLDCTGAILLYKDSYDAFYMTNLEEILREKKVEQIVLGGVMTHLCVETTARSAFVRGFDVVVVEDVCWDKEDWYHFASLKNLAHGFAVITNSDELICALESLEPVRQV, encoded by the coding sequence GTGTATTTTGAAAAAGAAAAGTCCAAGCATCGGCTCTTGCTCAGAAGACCCGCTCTGCTACTGATAGACTTTCAGAACTATTTTTGCCGGAAGGACGGAAAAGCCTACCTCGCTGGTGTTGAAAGAATGCTTCCGGTCGCGCAAAGGTTGTTGAAAATCTTTGTAAATAAAGAACTACCCGTGGTCGTGACGATCCACAGAAGAAACAGCCGGTCCATGATGAGATGGTGGAACAACTCTATTGAAGATGATCAAGCAGAGCCGTGTTTAGATTGTACGGGTGCTATCCTCCTTTACAAGGACTCTTACGATGCGTTCTACATGACGAATCTGGAAGAGATACTCAGAGAGAAGAAAGTGGAACAGATAGTTTTGGGAGGAGTCATGACACATCTGTGTGTTGAAACAACAGCGAGGAGTGCTTTCGTCAGAGGATTCGATGTGGTTGTCGTTGAAGACGTATGCTGGGACAAGGAAGATTGGTACCACTTTGCCTCTTTGAAAAATCTGGCACACGGTTTTGCTGTTATCACGAATTCGGATGAATTGATATGCGCGTTGGAGTCGTTGGAGCCGGTCCGGCAGGTGTAA
- a CDS encoding NAD(P)/FAD-dependent oxidoreductase, which produces MRVGVVGAGPAGVTAAVFLSRYGVEVTIFEKEEVGGLIVNAWRIENLPVFSPCSGEDLAKVLKERLEESRSKLICEEVLSIQGRSVKTVSATYDFDSVIIATGTKPKRIEEFEVNQNVVYEFKRLPRRIKSLAIYGAGDVAFDGALKAKHTGVSEVHIFSRSDRIKAVPRLVRLASHLGVRYHRAEPIQAVEDLGGRVRLFTKAGSYDFDALLICIGRVPNVPAIVKPSREVHVVGDASGSFRQLAIAMGQAVDACMKILQGGWCS; this is translated from the coding sequence ATGCGCGTTGGAGTCGTTGGAGCCGGTCCGGCAGGTGTAACGGCAGCGGTATTTCTGAGTAGATACGGTGTCGAAGTGACAATCTTCGAGAAAGAAGAAGTGGGAGGACTCATAGTGAACGCGTGGCGGATCGAGAATCTGCCCGTGTTTTCGCCGTGCAGTGGAGAAGACCTCGCGAAGGTGCTGAAAGAAAGGCTTGAAGAAAGCAGATCCAAGTTGATCTGCGAGGAGGTACTGAGCATACAGGGAAGGTCCGTAAAAACTGTTTCAGCCACCTACGACTTCGATAGCGTGATCATTGCAACGGGAACGAAACCTAAGAGGATTGAAGAGTTCGAGGTGAATCAAAACGTTGTCTACGAATTCAAAAGGTTGCCGCGCAGGATCAAATCGCTTGCCATTTACGGAGCAGGGGATGTCGCCTTCGATGGAGCTTTGAAAGCGAAACACACAGGTGTCAGTGAGGTTCACATCTTCAGCAGATCCGATCGAATAAAGGCAGTACCAAGGTTGGTCCGGCTGGCATCTCATCTGGGTGTTCGTTATCATCGGGCCGAACCGATACAGGCCGTTGAAGACCTTGGGGGAAGGGTGAGATTGTTCACGAAGGCTGGAAGTTACGATTTTGATGCCCTGCTCATCTGTATAGGAAGGGTTCCAAACGTTCCTGCCATTGTGAAACCCTCGCGGGAAGTCCACGTGGTGGGTGATGCAAGTGGAAGCTTCAGGCAGCTTGCGATCGCCATGG